ATCACCAGGATATGCTTCACGACCAGGTGGTCTTCTTAACAACAAGGAAATTTGTCGATAAGCCCATGCCTGTTTGGTTAAGTCATCGTATACAATCAATGCATCTTCACCGCGCTCCATGAAGTACTCACCCATGGTGCATCCAGCATAAGGTGCGATGAATTGTAATGCAGCTGAATCAGACGCACCCGCAACGACTACAATGGTGTGCTCTAATGCGCCGTGCTCTTCAAGCTTACGTACTATTGCTGCCACAGATGAAGCTTTTTGGCCTACTGCTACATAAACACACTTAACGCCAGTGCCTTTCTGATTAATGATTGCATCAATTGCGATTGCAGTTTTCCCTGTTTGGCGGTCACCAATAATGAGCTCTCGTTGTCCACGACCAACGGGGATCATTGCGTCAATCGCTTTTAATCCGGTTTGTACGGGTTGGTCTACAGATTTACGTGCAATAACGCCTGGAGCTACTTTTTCAATAGGGGCCATTCCTGATGCATCGATAGGACCTTTACCATCAATTGGATTTCCTAATGCATCAACAACACGACCTAAAAGTCCTTTACCCACTGGAACTTCAAGAATACGTCCAGTACATTTGCCTTTCTGGCCTTCAGCTAAAGTAGAATAATCACCAAGAACAACCGCGCCTACCGAGTCTCTTTCAAGGTTGAGAGCCAGACCAAAAATTCCGCCTTGGAATTCAATCATTTCCCCAGCCATTGCATCCTCAAGGCCATGCAAGCTCACAACACCGTCTTTCAAACTGACAATAGTACCTTCATTACGTGATTCAGATACTACACTAAAGTGTTCTATTTTCTTTCTGATTAATTCACTGATTTCAGAAGGATTTAACGCTACTTGTTCTGACATGGAAACTATCCTCTAAATTATGCGGCCAATTCTGTACTGAGCTTATTAAGCTTGCCACGAACTGAACCATCTATAACTAAATCGCCCGCTCGAATTATTGCTCCACCAAGCAAGGAAGGATCAATACTGATTTTTAACGAGACCTTGCGCTGTAAGCGCTGACTTAATGATTCGATTAAGCGCTGTTGTTGCGCATTTGATAAATCAGAATAACTGCTAACATCAACACACAGAGTTTTTTCTTGCTCTGCACGATGTGCTTCATAGAGTGCACAGATATCTGGAAGCAATAACAATCTTTTATTTGTAGCCAATAAAGTAATTAAATTGTTTAATGGCGTATTTTCATTTGATTTTACATTGATTGCTGAACACAACAACTCGATATGCTGCGCTACCGTTGTTCCTGGATTAGCAATAAACTTCTCCGCTTCAGGCATCAGCACAGCTTGTGCAAGATTTCGCAAATGTGCTGACCACTCAGCTAATTTTTTTTCCCCTAAAGCATATTCAAATATGGCTTTAGCATAGGGTCTGGCTATGGTGGTACTATCAGACATTTTAAATCTCTTCTATCAAGTTATCTAACAAAGCAGTATTTGCTTTAGCATCAATTTCGCGCTTCAAAATTTTCTCAGCACCACTTATTGCTAAGTTTGCAACCTGTTTACGCAGTTCATCTTTAGCATGATTGACTTGTTGCAGTAATTGCTCTTGTGCCAATTTCACTTGCATTTGCGCTTCATGTTTTGCAGCTTCTTTTGCTTCTTCGATGATTTGCGCAGCACGTTTATTAGCTTTTTCAATGATGTCGGCTGATTGAACTTTAGCTTGTTTCAATTCATCTTTTACACGATGTTGTGCCAGTTCCAACTCTTTTCGACCACGCTCAGCAGCTGCTAACCCATCTGCAATTTTGTCTTGTCGCTCTTCCATTGCTTTTGCTAATGGAGGCCATACTAATTTCATGGTAAACAAAACAAACGCTGCAAAAACGAGCATTTGTACAATTAATGTTAAATTAATTTCCACCGTTTAATCTCCTGTAACAATTAGGGCGCCTGGCGCCCTGATCATGTGTTATCAAGAACCCAGGTTGCTTAGGAAAGGGTTTGCGAAAGTAAAGAACAATGCGATACCCACTCCAATCATGGTTACGGCGTCTAACAGACCTGCAACGATGAACATTTTTACTTGTAACATTGGAACCATTTCTGGTTGACGAGCTGAGCCTTCAAGGAATTTGCCACCAAGCAAACCAAATCCTATCGCTGTGCCCAATGCACCTAAACCAATTAACAAGGCAACCGCAACAACGGTCATACTCTGAATTTGTGCTATTAAACTAGCGGCTTGCATATTTATCCCCTTTACAATGGATGAAAATTAAATCGGTTAATGATCTTCGTGTGCCAAACTAAGGTAAACAATCGTTAGCACCATGAAAATAAATGCTTGCAATGTTATCACCAATATGTGGAATATTGACCATGCCAGCGCCAAAATAAATTGTGCTGAGCCTAAAGTCGCAGTACCCAGTGTTGATGAAGTTGCAGCATTTAAGGTTAACAGCGCGATCAATATGAATATTAATTCGCCTGCATATAAGTTACCAAATAAACGAAGTGCTAGTGAAATTGGCTTAGCAACCAGACCAACCACTTCGAGCAGCAGGTTAAAAGGTATGAATCCAGGGTGATTAAAAGGTTGTAAGGTTAATTCTTTGAGAAACTTTTTGGGACCTTTTATTTTAATACTGTAGAAAATTATTAGAATAAATACTGAAAGGGATAATCCAAAAGTTAAGTTTAAATCGTTGGTTGGCACTACTTTAAGATAATGGATTCCACCAGTTTGAGCGAGTGCCGGCAATATATCTACAGGCAAAATGTCCATGAAATTCATCAGGAAAACCCAGAGGAATATGGTTAATGCCAAGGGACCTATTAAGTTATTCTTGCCATGGAAGCAATCTTTAACC
The DNA window shown above is from Legionella sp. PC997 and carries:
- the atpE gene encoding F0F1 ATP synthase subunit C, which gives rise to MTVVAVALLIGLGALGTAIGFGLLGGKFLEGSARQPEMVPMLQVKMFIVAGLLDAVTMIGVGIALFFTFANPFLSNLGS
- the atpA gene encoding F0F1 ATP synthase subunit alpha, with product MSEQVALNPSEISELIRKKIEHFSVVSESRNEGTIVSLKDGVVSLHGLEDAMAGEMIEFQGGIFGLALNLERDSVGAVVLGDYSTLAEGQKGKCTGRILEVPVGKGLLGRVVDALGNPIDGKGPIDASGMAPIEKVAPGVIARKSVDQPVQTGLKAIDAMIPVGRGQRELIIGDRQTGKTAIAIDAIINQKGTGVKCVYVAVGQKASSVAAIVRKLEEHGALEHTIVVVAGASDSAALQFIAPYAGCTMGEYFMERGEDALIVYDDLTKQAWAYRQISLLLRRPPGREAYPGDIFYLHSRLLERAARINADEVEKLTNGEVKGKTGSLTALPIIETQAGDVSAFVPTNVISITDGQIFLDVDLFNSGVRPAINSGLSVSRVGGAAQTKIMKKLGGGTRLALAQFRELEAFSQFASDLDDATRKQLERGQRITELMKQKQYSPLSVAEMGTALFVVEKGYLDDVPVSEVAAFEASLHDYMRSSHPDLLQLISEAGAYDNDIEAKLKKAVEDFKRTASW
- the atpB gene encoding F0F1 ATP synthase subunit A — encoded protein: MVSSTNYIKHHLTYLTYNVSDMKLGSGGFWTLNLDTLFFSIVLGIVACGLMYFGARKVTTGIPGKLQNFAEIMLQFADNQVKDCFHGKNNLIGPLALTIFLWVFLMNFMDILPVDILPALAQTGGIHYLKVVPTNDLNLTFGLSLSVFILIIFYSIKIKGPKKFLKELTLQPFNHPGFIPFNLLLEVVGLVAKPISLALRLFGNLYAGELIFILIALLTLNAATSSTLGTATLGSAQFILALAWSIFHILVITLQAFIFMVLTIVYLSLAHEDH
- a CDS encoding F0F1 ATP synthase subunit B; the encoded protein is MEINLTLIVQMLVFAAFVLFTMKLVWPPLAKAMEERQDKIADGLAAAERGRKELELAQHRVKDELKQAKVQSADIIEKANKRAAQIIEEAKEAAKHEAQMQVKLAQEQLLQQVNHAKDELRKQVANLAISGAEKILKREIDAKANTALLDNLIEEI
- a CDS encoding F0F1 ATP synthase subunit delta; translation: MSDSTTIARPYAKAIFEYALGEKKLAEWSAHLRNLAQAVLMPEAEKFIANPGTTVAQHIELLCSAINVKSNENTPLNNLITLLATNKRLLLLPDICALYEAHRAEQEKTLCVDVSSYSDLSNAQQQRLIESLSQRLQRKVSLKISIDPSLLGGAIIRAGDLVIDGSVRGKLNKLSTELAA